The Cyclobacterium amurskyense genome contains the following window.
GCAAACAAGGCAGACCAGCTCCAGTCTGTATTTGATACGCCTGCCATTTGTCCAACTTCACTAAAATCCCCATTGCCATTGTTAATGTGCAACATGTTGCGCATGTATTGGTGATGAAAACCCATTTTTAGACCGAACTCAAATTTTTCGTAGTTGTCTGGAGCCATTAAAAGCTTTTGCCTTTTATTGTCTTCAGGTAACATATCTAAAGTGAAAATGTCTGCATGGCCATCGTTGTTAATGTCTGCAATGTCATTTCCCATAGAAAAGTGAGAAATATGTCCCAAAGCATTGTCAATATTGTTTGTAAAGGTTCCGTCACCATTATTAAGATACAAATAGTCAGGAACTGTATAATCATTACTGATATAAATGTCTTGCCAGCCATCACCATTGATGTCTGCTATTCCGGCTCCTAGGCCATAGGATAAAGCCACCTTTAAAATTCCCGCCTTTTCTGTAACCTCTGTAAAAATTTCTCCATCATTTCTGAAAAGTTGAGGGCCGGCGGGGTCTGTTTTTCTCAAAATTTCTGTGGTATTGGCTTCATCCAACACGGGTAGCGATTTAGGATTGTGGTTAAGTAGAAAAAGGTCCAGATCGCCATCATTGTCATAGTCAAAGAAACTGGCCTGAGTACTTGTGGCCTCACTATCTACCCCATAATGGGATGCCATTTCTTTAAAAGAAGGCAAATTGTTTTCATTATTCCCCTGGTTGATGTAAAGTTCATTTCTTCTTTTTTCAGGTGGTAAGCTGCCCGAATAGCAAACATAGATATCCAAAAGGCCATCCCCATTTACATCAGCCATGGCTGTTCCTGTTTTCCAGGGAGCAGCTCTGGTGGCCAACCCTGCCTGAGCTGTAATGTCCTCAAATTGCATGTTTCCTTTGTTGAGGTAGAGCCGATTTTCAACCATATTTCCAGAAAAATACAGGTCCTCCAATCCATCCCCATTAAGATCCCCAACAGCTACTCCTCCGCCATTATAAAAATATTCATACATGAGTATGTTAGTGTTCAATCCCTCAGTAAGTGTATTCTCAAACATCACCCCAGATTCCTGAGGGGTTAAAAGCGTAAATTGCTTTAATTCATTCGTTTCAATGGATACCTTTTGACAGCCAATCAATACCAATAGAGGGAGAATAAACTGTATTTTACTGCGTAGAATATTGGACATAGGGATGATAAGATGGAGAGACAAATATAATGAGTTTTGACAGCTTCTCCTTATAAAGGCTGGGCTTATCTGTTAAATTTAGATTTATAATTCAAGCTTAAATACCCATTTCTAATTGTTAATGGGGGTAAGGCTTGTATTAACCCGAAATATGCAATAGACATACATAATCCGGGATTAATCACAATAGGAAAGGATCTGAGCCTGTCTTTTTTTATGAGTAGCTTTTCTGCCTAAATTAAGGTTGGAGGATTATTAGTAATCCTGATTTTTGATTTTAAGATAATCAAAAAAAGAGCGATCAAGTGACCGCTCTTTTATATTGTTTAAATTAGAAAGTTTTAATCTTCGTATCCTGGGTTTTGGATAAGTTCTCTGTTCCGCTGCATTTCATCAAAGTTAATTGGCATAAAATACATTTTATCCAACCAGAGTCGGTTTTCCTTACCTGGATCTATGTCGATCACCTCATAGGAATAATCGTAATTTTCAGTATTGTAACTGTAAATTTCAACATTTTTCCCGGATTTTAGTGTGCCAACTATATTGATTCCATTAGGTTGTCTTCCCAGGGTTTCTGGTGCAATCATCCAGCGTCTTGCATCATAGTAACGCTGTTCTTCATTGACCATCTCTTTTCGTTTTTCATCGATAAGAGCTTCCATTAATTCTTCACCTGAAGCGGTCAGAGCCGGTAGGCCTGCTCTAAATCTGATTTTATTTAACCACATTCTCGCTTCTTCGTCATTGCCAAGGGCAATGTTGGCTTCCGCATAGTTAAATACAACCTCGGTAAATCTAATGTTTGGCCAAGGAATTTCTTGCCAGGTATTCTGGTCTACGAAATTTGGATCTGGCTCAATAAATTTACGGATATAATAGCCTGTATAACTACCATTCCAATCTTCAATGGGACTGTTTCTGGTGTCAAGGCCAAAGTGAGTAACTTTTTGACCTTCGCTATTAACTACCTCGTAGGTTCCTGTTTGGATTTGTCCCAGTGGATCCCTTGCCTGATTGGCAGAAGAACGTGGCTTCCAAGGAGCTCCTTCGTAAAGGAAGGTAGCGTAGAATCTAGGTTCACGGCCTTCATAAGGCGCACTTGCATGCTCATCATCAGCCCAGTCAAAGTCAGAACCATCCATCATTTGATAGTCATCGATTAGTAGCTGTACAGGCGTGTTTCCTGCCCAGTTATTGTATCCATTAGGGCCATTGTGGAGACCATGACGTCCACCAGTTTCTGGCTTTTGAGCCAAGAAATACCTTCCGAAGATCATTTCATTCTCTCCACCATTCCTTGAAAGTGAATTGTTCATATAGGTCTGTATGGCTTCTTCCCGAGGCAAAGGCGCTGACAAATCAAGCATGTTTCCACTAGTTTTGTCAAGTACCGCTTTGGCCGCTGCTGCTGCCTGTTGGTATCTCTCTGTCTGGCTACCACTTGTGTAGCCAATCAGTTCCTTATTCTGGTAAGCTGAAATAACTGAGGATTTTGAAGAAGCTGCTGCCATGTCATGCAAGTCAGATGCTGCATAAATCAATACCCTTGATTTCAAGGCAAGCGCTGCAATTTCATTGGCCCTACCTCTGGTGAGGTCTTTTCCTGCCAATAAAGTAGCCGCTTTGTCTAGGTCAGCGACGATAAAATCTACCACCTCTTCATAGCTGTTTCTCGGAAGTTCGTAAGTTTCCTCCTCCAATGTAAAGGTTTTGTTGGCAATCGGTATACCTCCAAAGTTCCTTAATAATTGGTGGTGAAAGTAGGCCCTCATAAAGTGAGCTTCACCTAGTAATCGATCTGCTATACCTCCATCATTAGAAAAAGAAGGGCTGGTAAGGTTGTCGATGGCGATGTTGGTCGCTCTTAAATTACTGTATAAGTCGGGCCAGTTCCTCGTGTAATCCATCCAACCTGGTTCTTGTGGATTAGATCTTGCTTCAGTTACTGTGGTGATATTTCTACCTGGATGGGTGAAAATGGCTTCATCGGTTAATGAGGCCAATGCTTGCTCGCTAAATCCGCCCTGACCTAAACCTCGGTAAAGGTCAGTCACAAACGCTTCTGCAAGCCCTGGATCTGTCCATACGGCAGATTCAGAAACTTCTCCTTGGGGCGGTGCATTTAAAAACTCTTCATCGCAAGAAAAATTGAGAAAAGAGATCGTTAATGCCAACCCTAGATATTTTATATTTTTCATCATATTCAATGTTTTAGGATTTAGAATGTTACAGACAGACCTGCGTTGATTACTCTTGCTTGAGGGTAATATTGTCCTGTAGCGTTGTCAGATTCAGGATCATAGACTTTTAATTTATCCCAAGTAACGAGATTTAGTCCATTGGCATAGAACCTTAAATTGCTGATGCCAAACCTTTCTCCAAATTGCTGAGGAACAGTATAGCCTATTTCGAAGTTCTTCAATCGAATATAGTCTGAGCTTCTGTACCAAAAATCATTTCCATTGGAATAATACTGGTCACTTCTGTTGGCAATTCTAGGATATTCAGTACTCTCATTGTCTATGGTCCACCTGTTTTCATAAAATTCTAACAGATAATTACCAATGTTTCCTGATTCTCCAAGGCTTACCTGTGCAATTGCCCCGGCTGCTCCTTGAAACAAAATTGCTAAGTCAAAGTTTTTGTAAGAGGCGTTAATATTGACACCGCCCTGAAACCTTGGGATATTGTTTTTATCAAGTCTTACCCTGTCTAGAGGAGTGATAGAACCATCACCATCATAATCTACAAACTTCATATCGCCTGGACGAAGGTTGTTGGTAATATCAGAATAATCTAAAGTTTCTGCATCTATAGCGGCTTGGTTAGGGAATACTCCATCATACAAGTAAACTGGGTTTGGAGTGTTCATTGGCTTTCCGGTAGAAAGCTGCCATGCCGGTGCTCCTGGAGGCTCATCCCAGAATAGGATCTTGTTTTTGGCATAACCACCATTGGCACTGATGCTATAGGAGAGGTCTCCTTTTTGTCCTCTGTAACCAATGTTTAGATCAAAACCTTTGTTTTCTACTTCTCCGATATTCTCAGCAGGCAATAAAGAAGCTAATCCACTTGACTGAGGTACTGAAGCGTTCTTTCTCCAAAGGATATTGGTACGCTTGTTATAGAAATAATCGAATTCAAAGAAAACTTTGCCTTGATACATTTGGCCTTCTATACCAATATTAGAATTGTTTGCTACCTCCCAAGTAATGGCATTGTTTGGAACCCTTGTTTCGTACAAGGTTTTGGCTTCTGTATTTTCTAATATCTGACTTCTGAAACCATAAGTGGCTAGGAATTGGTATTCCTGTAAGGATCCATCGTAATAGATTTGGTCATTACCCATTTGTCCCCAAGAACCTCTGACTTTAAAGAAATCCATGGCTGAAATATTGTTTTTCCAAAAGCTTTCTTCAGATACTACCCAACCAGCCATTACGCCTGGAAAGAAACCGAATCTAGAGGCTTCAGGGAAAATGTAAGAGCCGTCATATCTCCAAAGAAATTCAAAAAGGTATTTTTCTTGGTAGTTATAGGCTACCCTACCGAAGTAATTTAAACGACCTCTGGTGAAAGCACCACCTCCGTTGTCTTTTTCAGAGTCTCCACCGGCAAACATCTGATCAATGGCAGGTGAAATAAAGTACCTTCTGTAGGCAAAGAAGTCATTGCCTTCTACGGTTTCTTTGTTGACACCGGCCAATGCATTGAAGCCATGGTCTCCAATTTTCTTTTCGTAAGTAAGCAAACCACCTAATAGTATGTTTAGCTGATTAATGTTGGTTTGTCTTAATCTAGGCTCAGCAGGTCCCCTTTGACTTGGAACCAAGATAGGAGTTACTCCATCTGCCTCAAAACCATTGCCTCTTTGGTACAGCGTCCAAGGGGTTTCCCATCTTTTCTGTAATCTGCTAAGGTTGTCAACTGCTGCAGTTCCTTGAAATTTCAACCCTTCTATTCCAGGTATTTTAATGTTCAATGCACCGTTGGTTTGGAAATAGTTTCTGGTATCTCTGTCATAACCAGTGGCATTGGTAGTGATCACTACTGGGTTTTCACCGTTTTCAATATCTGGACCAGGTCTGCCGTCAGGCCAGTAAGCTGGCTCATGTGGTTTTCCCCTCATTTGCATTCTGAAAATAGCTCCTGCTCCTCTTGTAGGGAAGAAACGGTATTCTTGACGTGCCAATACTCCTATTTGCAGATCGATGTATTCATTGATCTTTGCATCAAGGTTGATTCGCATGTCATATTGCTTAAACCCTGTCGCGGAGTTTTTATAATAGGCATCCTGATTTTGGTAACCCAATGAAGCCATGTATCTCAAACCTTCGGAACCACCATTCAGTTGAAGGTTGTGCCTTGTTTGAGGAGACCATGTTTTTAAAGTTTCACCATACCAGTCAGTATTGGGGTAGTTCCATGGGTCAGTACCTGCCCTATGCAAAGCCAATGCTTCTGGACTAAATGGGGCAGTTCTTTCCTGTCCACCCTGTGTTAAATAAGTGCCAGTAGACCGATAGGCGTCTGTAGCAGCTCGCCATTCGTTGGTAGGTAATTCATAAACATTCAGGTCATTTAACATTTCGCCGTATTGTGCGGCATCAGACAATTTAGGTATAGTGGTAGGTTGAGCAAAACCCTGATTGAACTGGTAAGTAAGTTCTGGTTTGCCTTCTTTACCTCTTTTGGTTGTAACCAGAATAACACCATTCGCTGCCCTTGCACCGTAAATGGCTGCCGAGGCATCCTTCAAAACGGAGATGGTCTCAATGTCATTAGGGTTTAATCGGTCAATACCACCAGCTCTAGCGGGAATACCATCAATCACAATCAGTGCGTCGTTGTTTCCAAGGGTGTTGGATCCACGAATTCTAATTCCAGCACCGTCATAGCCTGGTTCACCACTTCTATTGACAGCAATTACCCCAGACATTCTACCTGCGATTGAGTTAGAAAGATTCATGGCGGGTGATTTTACCAGATCAGCACCCTTAACAGTGGCTACGGAGCCTGTTATGGTTTCTTTTTTCTGTTCGCCATACCCAACTACAATTACTTCACTCAATGACTGCATGTCTGGTTGTAGGGTGATGTCAATCGTACTTTGGTTATTTACCGTCACTTCTTGACTTTCAAAACCAACGAAAGAATAAACGATTGTTTGATCGCTTTCTTGAAGTGAGATAGAATATTTGCCATCAATATCAGTAACAGCACCTCTTACGGTACCTTTTACCAATACTGACACACCCGGTAAAGGGAGGTCATCCTCTCCTGAAATGACTGTCCCTGTCACTTCCCTGGATTGGGCATGCAATGTTAGGCTGCTTGCTAAAAGCAAGGCCAGACCTAGCAAAAACAATTTTGTTTTGGGTAAATAGTTTTGCATTCTTTATTTAGTTAGGTTAAAAATAATTATGTTAATGTTAAATCGACACTTTAAAGTTGATGGTAATTTTTAATATAAACAATAGGATGCTGTAGCTGCGTTTTTAGCTGGTATTTCTTAATGTTAATATTGCACGATTATTCTATTGAAGTGTTAAAAATACTGTTAATTAAATATTTTATCTGTATTATAATGACCAAAAAATTATTAAAACTATAAATAGGGATTCTGTGATAAAATATAATAAAAGTAAGAGCTAAATGCTGATTAAGGTTTATTTATGGTTTGAAAGGTAAATTAGCTTTGTTTTTAGGTTTCTGTTACCAAAAAGTACGTCTGCTGAACAATAAATTCTATCGTATATCACAAGAGTTCCTATGTGATTGCGCTTAAATTTTGATTTATTTGAAATTGGGTTTGGCTTTGTTTTACTATTTCAATTTATTAATTGTCAAATAAACACTTTGTTTATTAGCTAAGCCTTCTAACAGTAGGTTTATTGGATGTGCTTTCAGAGCCTATTGGTCAGGTTTTTTATCTCCTGCTATTTGCTTATATTTGCCTTATAAGGTTTAATACAGAAAAGAATAGTCGGCTTATGGCTGCCTGTTCTTTATTTCTTTTTAAGCTTATCTAAAATCCCGAAAGGAATTTTTCCATCTTGCAGCTCCTGCTTTTCCAAATGATCAATTCTTTTCTTGTCAAGCTGTATTTATTGGTCAACCAATTCAAATAGGCCTTTGGGCTCAAATTATTAATCCTCTGGTTCAAGCTTTGTTAAGGCAATTTCTTTAAAGAGCAATCAAAGCTCATTGAAATATTTTAAAAATAGAATCCCCTTCTTTTTAAAGAAAAACCCTATGATAAGATTTCTTTATTCAACTCGGATTATGTAATAGGATTTCTCCGTCCTGATAATAGTCAGGGGTGAAGCCTGTCCCGTGTTTACGGGAAGTGTTTCAATCGAGACACAATCAGGCTGTTTGGAGATTTTAGCATAGCACCACTATGGTGAAATTGAAAACAGCAACGAAGTGGCTGAGTTTAAAGCGATTTCAGCACGTAATAGAATGTCTATTGCATATTTCGGGTTCAAGATGAGATCCCATAATGTATTAGAAAGACGGATGATTATTGCGGATTAAAATAGAATACTGTTTTCCCTTATAGAGAAAAAAATTGTAAGGGATAGAATTCGAAAGCGATTAAAAAATAAAAAGCCCTGACATTTTGAAAATGCAGGGCTTAGGTTTTTATCCTGTTGTCAGGCTATTAGATTTTCATGATCTCTTCTTCCTTTTTACTAAAAAGCTCATCTATTTTAGTGGAATGTTGGTCCGTCATTTTTTGAACAGTGTCTTCAGCTCTCTTGACCTCATCTTCTGATGCGCCTTCTTTCTGAAGCTTTTTCAAACCTACATTGGTGTCTTTTCTAATGGTTCTGATGCTTATTTTACCATTTTCGCATTCATTCTTAACCTGTTTTACCAGTGTTTTTCTTCGTTCCTCAGTAAGTGGTGGCACGGTCAATAAAACCATTTCTCCATTGTTTTGAGGATTTAGGCCTAAGTCTGAATTGATGATGGCTTTTTCTATTTCAGGAATCAACTTTTGCTCCCATGGTTTGATGGCCAGGGTTCTGGCATCAGGAGTGGTTATTGAAGCTACTTGTTGAAGCGGAGTAGGATTGCCATAATAGGATACCATAATTCCGTCCAAAAAATTAGGCATTGCTTTTCCGGCTCTGATTTTCACCAATTCGGCCACAGTATGTTTTACCGATTTATCCATTAGTGATTTTGCCTCTTCTAAGTATAGCTGGATCTCTTCCATGGGTTATTTTATTTAGATGTAATCAATGTTCCTACTTCTTTACCGTTAATCAGGTCCAAAAGGTTGTCCTTTTTGTTCATATCAAAAACGATAATTGGAAGGTTGTTCTCTTGACAAAGGGTAAAGGCAGTCATGTCCATAACATTCAGGTTTTTCTCGTAAACCTC
Protein-coding sequences here:
- the frr gene encoding ribosome recycling factor, giving the protein MEEIQLYLEEAKSLMDKSVKHTVAELVKIRAGKAMPNFLDGIMVSYYGNPTPLQQVASITTPDARTLAIKPWEQKLIPEIEKAIINSDLGLNPQNNGEMVLLTVPPLTEERRKTLVKQVKNECENGKISIRTIRKDTNVGLKKLQKEGASEDEVKRAEDTVQKMTDQHSTKIDELFSKKEEEIMKI
- a CDS encoding SusC/RagA family TonB-linked outer membrane protein, which produces MQNYLPKTKLFLLGLALLLASSLTLHAQSREVTGTVISGEDDLPLPGVSVLVKGTVRGAVTDIDGKYSISLQESDQTIVYSFVGFESQEVTVNNQSTIDITLQPDMQSLSEVIVVGYGEQKKETITGSVATVKGADLVKSPAMNLSNSIAGRMSGVIAVNRSGEPGYDGAGIRIRGSNTLGNNDALIVIDGIPARAGGIDRLNPNDIETISVLKDASAAIYGARAANGVILVTTKRGKEGKPELTYQFNQGFAQPTTIPKLSDAAQYGEMLNDLNVYELPTNEWRAATDAYRSTGTYLTQGGQERTAPFSPEALALHRAGTDPWNYPNTDWYGETLKTWSPQTRHNLQLNGGSEGLRYMASLGYQNQDAYYKNSATGFKQYDMRINLDAKINEYIDLQIGVLARQEYRFFPTRGAGAIFRMQMRGKPHEPAYWPDGRPGPDIENGENPVVITTNATGYDRDTRNYFQTNGALNIKIPGIEGLKFQGTAAVDNLSRLQKRWETPWTLYQRGNGFEADGVTPILVPSQRGPAEPRLRQTNINQLNILLGGLLTYEKKIGDHGFNALAGVNKETVEGNDFFAYRRYFISPAIDQMFAGGDSEKDNGGGAFTRGRLNYFGRVAYNYQEKYLFEFLWRYDGSYIFPEASRFGFFPGVMAGWVVSEESFWKNNISAMDFFKVRGSWGQMGNDQIYYDGSLQEYQFLATYGFRSQILENTEAKTLYETRVPNNAITWEVANNSNIGIEGQMYQGKVFFEFDYFYNKRTNILWRKNASVPQSSGLASLLPAENIGEVENKGFDLNIGYRGQKGDLSYSISANGGYAKNKILFWDEPPGAPAWQLSTGKPMNTPNPVYLYDGVFPNQAAIDAETLDYSDITNNLRPGDMKFVDYDGDGSITPLDRVRLDKNNIPRFQGGVNINASYKNFDLAILFQGAAGAIAQVSLGESGNIGNYLLEFYENRWTIDNESTEYPRIANRSDQYYSNGNDFWYRSSDYIRLKNFEIGYTVPQQFGERFGISNLRFYANGLNLVTWDKLKVYDPESDNATGQYYPQARVINAGLSVTF
- a CDS encoding RagB/SusD family nutrient uptake outer membrane protein → MKNIKYLGLALTISFLNFSCDEEFLNAPPQGEVSESAVWTDPGLAEAFVTDLYRGLGQGGFSEQALASLTDEAIFTHPGRNITTVTEARSNPQEPGWMDYTRNWPDLYSNLRATNIAIDNLTSPSFSNDGGIADRLLGEAHFMRAYFHHQLLRNFGGIPIANKTFTLEEETYELPRNSYEEVVDFIVADLDKAATLLAGKDLTRGRANEIAALALKSRVLIYAASDLHDMAAASSKSSVISAYQNKELIGYTSGSQTERYQQAAAAAKAVLDKTSGNMLDLSAPLPREEAIQTYMNNSLSRNGGENEMIFGRYFLAQKPETGGRHGLHNGPNGYNNWAGNTPVQLLIDDYQMMDGSDFDWADDEHASAPYEGREPRFYATFLYEGAPWKPRSSANQARDPLGQIQTGTYEVVNSEGQKVTHFGLDTRNSPIEDWNGSYTGYYIRKFIEPDPNFVDQNTWQEIPWPNIRFTEVVFNYAEANIALGNDEEARMWLNKIRFRAGLPALTASGEELMEALIDEKRKEMVNEEQRYYDARRWMIAPETLGRQPNGINIVGTLKSGKNVEIYSYNTENYDYSYEVIDIDPGKENRLWLDKMYFMPINFDEMQRNRELIQNPGYED